From the genome of Halomonas sp. 1513, one region includes:
- a CDS encoding deaminase, protein MIRGGQWHAEPTLGSAASALLDSLLPLVCDAGPRVVAQLGQSLDGRIATHSGHSHYINGVASRVHLHRLRALVDAVLVGAGTADEDDPQLNVRHVEGRQPRRVVLDPRGRVPAARRVFQDTRLATLHLLGEGVAAPNGVGTHVEHYRLTQDAEGRVSPLAVIDVLQQAGCRRVLIEGGGQTVSQFIAAGCVDRLHLLVAPLLIGSGRPGLSLPVIDTLDQALRPTARRFDCGDDTLFDVALRPAID, encoded by the coding sequence CTGATCCGCGGCGGCCAGTGGCATGCCGAGCCGACACTGGGCAGCGCCGCCAGCGCGCTGCTCGACAGCCTGCTGCCGCTGGTCTGCGACGCCGGCCCGCGGGTGGTCGCCCAGCTCGGCCAGAGCCTCGACGGACGCATCGCCACCCACAGCGGTCACTCCCACTACATCAACGGCGTCGCGAGCCGGGTTCATCTGCACCGGCTGCGCGCCCTGGTCGACGCCGTGCTGGTGGGTGCCGGCACCGCCGACGAGGACGACCCGCAGCTCAACGTACGCCACGTCGAGGGTCGCCAGCCGCGGCGGGTGGTGCTCGACCCGCGCGGCCGGGTACCGGCTGCGCGGCGTGTGTTTCAGGACACGCGGCTGGCGACGCTGCACCTGCTCGGCGAGGGCGTGGCGGCGCCCAACGGGGTTGGCACACACGTCGAGCACTACCGGCTGACGCAGGACGCCGAGGGCCGGGTGTCTCCCCTGGCGGTGATCGATGTCCTGCAGCAGGCCGGCTGCCGCCGCGTGCTGATCGAGGGCGGCGGTCAAACTGTGTCGCAGTTCATCGCCGCCGGCTGTGTCGACCGCCTGCATCTGCTGGTAGCGCCGCTGCTGATCGGCTCCGGGCGCCCGGGGCTGTCGCTGCCCGTCATCGACACCCTCGACCAGGCGCTGCGGCCCACCGCGCGACGTTTCGACTGCGGCGACGACACCCTCTTCGATGTCGCCCTGCGCCCCGCCATCGACTGA